A genomic segment from Pseudostreptobacillus hongkongensis encodes:
- the msrB gene encoding peptide-methionine (R)-S-oxide reductase MsrB, with product MEPVFNKKYVRPSDGEIRNKLSDFEYDISQNSATERPFTSSFEQFDEKGIYVDVVTYEPLFLSDDKFDAGCGWPSFTKPILTETIAYYEDNKYGMHRTEVKSKIGKSHLGHVFNDGPNGKLRYCINGAILRFIPYNKLDELGYGDYKILFN from the coding sequence ATTGAACCGGTTTTTAATAAAAAATATGTAAGACCTAGTGATGGCGAAATAAGAAATAAATTAAGTGATTTTGAATATGATATATCACAAAATTCTGCAACTGAAAGACCTTTTACATCTAGTTTTGAACAATTTGATGAAAAAGGTATATATGTAGATGTTGTGACTTATGAACCCTTATTTTTATCAGATGATAAATTTGATGCAGGTTGCGGATGGCCTAGTTTTACAAAACCTATACTGACTGAAACTATAGCATATTATGAAGATAATAAATATGGTATGCATAGAACAGAGGTTAAAAGTAAAATAGGTAAATCTCATTTAGGACATGTTTTTAATGACGGTCCAAATGGTAAACTTAGATATTGTATAAATGGTGCAATTTTAAGATTTATACCATATAATAAACTAGATGAACTAGGTTATGGAGATTATAAAATATTATTTAATTAA
- a CDS encoding V-type ATP synthase subunit I, which yields MAIVKVKKFNLITFKNELNALLKELQKFEEVDFRVYDYNLDEYKSENKEYIEDDLYKLENIIKKIRKYSKPKSTFKSLKEGKKEFTYSELENYVKSLNVLELVDEINRLLSEKELNNKKIENLNNEINEYSNWEKLDVIADDLYKLKTVDINLGTMSIKNFDKFIIEIDENSEVEIISKNKKEVNFILFSSKNSNALEILRLYNFNKFTSRLDKKVINIIEDKKNEIEKVKNEMLSLDEKISSYADKIEDLEISCEYYRNLILHEETKEMFKNTDKLSIVSGYIPQSREDEFVKRIEKICSDNYYLSYEEFDENDRDIPVKLKNNKVVEPYEMLIGTYSLPKYNEIDPTIMVAPFFWLFFGMMMADIGYGLVMAGISVFALIFFKLDKSTKNMIKFLMMLGISTIFWGLLYGSFFGYDFDTPLHIYSPTQNYQPIMILAITLGVIHVFIALLLKAYLLIRNKQYLDMIFDVLFWIVTLIATGYYIYAKATGITDSSVNISKYTMYIFMLLIIATGGREAKSLGGKIGLGTYALYGISGYMGDLISYVRLMALGLSGGYIAYSVNTIASMIGNRGIMIIFMLLVLVIGHGFNLFLSVLGAYVHTSRLIYVEFFSKFYEGGGKSFKDFKIKEKYINIKNN from the coding sequence ATGGCTATAGTTAAAGTTAAAAAATTTAATTTGATAACATTTAAAAATGAACTTAATGCCTTATTAAAAGAATTACAAAAATTTGAAGAAGTAGATTTTAGAGTATACGACTATAACCTTGATGAATATAAGTCAGAAAATAAAGAATATATAGAAGATGATTTATATAAATTAGAAAATATAATTAAAAAAATAAGAAAATATAGTAAACCGAAGTCAACTTTTAAATCTTTAAAAGAAGGAAAAAAAGAATTTACATACAGTGAACTTGAAAATTATGTTAAAAGTTTAAATGTATTAGAATTAGTTGACGAAATTAATAGGTTATTAAGTGAAAAAGAATTAAATAATAAAAAAATAGAAAATTTGAATAATGAAATAAATGAATATAGTAATTGGGAAAAATTAGATGTAATAGCTGATGATTTATATAAATTAAAAACAGTAGATATAAATTTAGGTACTATGTCTATTAAAAACTTTGATAAATTTATTATAGAAATAGATGAAAATTCAGAAGTTGAAATAATAAGTAAAAATAAAAAAGAAGTTAATTTTATATTATTTTCAAGTAAGAATTCAAATGCATTAGAAATTTTAAGATTATATAACTTTAATAAATTTACATCAAGACTTGATAAGAAAGTTATAAATATCATTGAAGATAAGAAAAATGAAATAGAAAAAGTTAAAAATGAAATGTTAAGTTTAGATGAAAAAATTTCAAGTTATGCAGATAAAATAGAAGATTTAGAAATTTCTTGTGAATATTATAGAAATTTAATATTACATGAAGAAACAAAAGAAATGTTTAAAAATACAGATAAATTAAGTATAGTTTCTGGTTATATACCTCAAAGTAGAGAAGATGAATTTGTTAAAAGAATAGAAAAAATTTGTTCTGATAACTATTATTTATCATATGAGGAATTTGATGAAAATGATAGAGATATACCAGTTAAATTAAAAAATAATAAGGTTGTTGAGCCTTATGAAATGCTTATAGGAACGTATTCATTACCTAAGTATAATGAAATAGATCCAACTATAATGGTTGCACCATTTTTCTGGTTATTCTTTGGTATGATGATGGCAGATATAGGTTATGGATTAGTAATGGCAGGAATATCTGTATTTGCACTTATATTCTTTAAGTTGGATAAGTCTACAAAGAATATGATTAAATTTTTAATGATGTTAGGAATATCAACTATATTCTGGGGATTACTATATGGATCATTCTTTGGATATGATTTTGATACACCATTACATATTTATTCACCAACTCAGAATTATCAACCTATAATGATACTTGCAATAACATTAGGAGTTATACATGTCTTTATAGCCCTTTTATTAAAAGCATATCTGCTTATAAGAAACAAGCAATATTTGGATATGATTTTTGATGTTCTATTTTGGATAGTAACACTTATTGCAACAGGTTACTATATATATGCTAAGGCAACTGGTATTACAGATAGTAGTGTTAATATATCTAAATATACTATGTATATATTTATGTTATTAATTATAGCAACTGGTGGTAGAGAAGCTAAAAGTTTAGGAGGGAAAATAGGACTTGGAACTTATGCCTTATATGGTATTTCAGGATATATGGGAGATTTAATTTCATATGTCAGACTTATGGCTCTTGGACTTTCAGGAGGATATATAGCATACTCTGTTAATACGATAGCATCTATGATAGGTAATCGTGGAATTATGATAATATTCATGTTACTTGTTCTTGTAATAGGGCATGGATTTAATTTATTCTTATCAGTACTTGGAGCATATGTTCATACTTCAAGATTGATATATGTTGAATTTTTCTCTAAATTTTATGAAGGTGGAGGAAAATCATTTAAAGATTTTAAAATAAAAGAAAAATATATAAACATTAAAAACAATTAG
- a CDS encoding V-type ATP synthase subunit K, whose translation MINLETLFANLGPALGILGAALAAILSGIGSAKAVGMVGEAAAGLVIEEPEKFGKSLLFQLLPGSQGLYGFVIGLLATLKISSSTSVLSGAAILFACLPIAFVGLHSAIAQAKVSVAGITLLAKNEEHQFKGIVYAVMVEIYALLGFVISILLLNNAVIG comes from the coding sequence ATGATAAATTTAGAAACATTATTTGCAAACTTAGGACCAGCATTAGGTATTTTAGGAGCAGCACTTGCAGCAATACTTTCAGGAATAGGATCAGCAAAAGCAGTAGGAATGGTTGGGGAAGCTGCAGCAGGATTAGTTATAGAAGAACCAGAAAAATTTGGTAAATCTCTTTTATTCCAATTATTACCTGGTTCACAAGGATTATATGGATTTGTTATAGGATTACTTGCTACATTAAAAATAAGCTCATCAACTTCAGTTTTAAGTGGAGCAGCTATATTATTTGCTTGTCTTCCAATAGCATTTGTTGGACTTCATTCAGCTATAGCTCAAGCAAAAGTTTCAGTTGCAGGTATAACTTTACTTGCTAAAAATGAAGAACATCAATTTAAAGGTATAGTTTATGCGGTAATGGTTGAAATTTATGCCTTACTTGGTTTCGTTATATCAATACTATTATTAAATAATGCAGTAATAGGGTAG
- a CDS encoding V-type ATP synthase subunit E: MSNLDNIVNKIIADNEEKIKVLKLEANHQIQILKSEFDEKINNEKNSILRKFELNKTLELERIQSSTELKANNILLAKKQELIENIVEELKGKLNNISINEMYDFIFSNLEKRNKSFEDEVILLPSRYESLKDKFKNIEITDDVKNGFVIKYKGIEENYTFDSLINYKKEELEEIIQKYFS; this comes from the coding sequence ATGTCAAATTTAGATAATATAGTTAATAAGATAATAGCTGATAATGAAGAAAAGATAAAAGTCTTAAAATTAGAAGCTAATCACCAGATTCAAATTTTGAAATCTGAATTTGATGAAAAGATAAATAATGAAAAAAATTCTATTTTAAGAAAATTTGAATTAAATAAAACGTTAGAACTTGAAAGAATTCAATCAAGTACAGAATTAAAAGCTAATAATATATTACTTGCTAAAAAGCAAGAGTTAATTGAAAATATAGTAGAAGAATTAAAAGGAAAACTTAATAATATATCTATTAATGAAATGTATGACTTTATATTTTCAAACTTAGAAAAAAGAAATAAAAGTTTTGAAGATGAAGTAATATTATTGCCAAGTAGATATGAAAGTTTAAAAGATAAATTTAAAAATATTGAAATAACAGATGATGTAAAAAATGGATTTGTTATTAAATATAAAGGTATAGAAGAAAATTATACTTTTGATAGTTTAATTAACTATAAGAAAGAAGAATTAGAAGAAATTATACAAAAATATTTCAGTTAA